One stretch of Micromonospora cremea DNA includes these proteins:
- a CDS encoding low temperature requirement protein A — translation MQQATFVELFFDLAVVFALDRVVAGSLPGFFNDDPARRWGNAGRTLLLFIPVMYLWTTTAYLTGRFEPHRAGTQVMLLFSTFAMMIMGTAVPGAFAGEGLVFAVVFVTVRVARPAVISLGLGSHRLRRLYWRVTAWSCLAGVFWVGGGLAGGAAQLVWWAVAAVVDLGSAGLGWPAPGLGRHRNTIWQVAGHHLADRNAQLLMIALGETILAVGVSYSTHPHGLYETAGLVIAFATTTLLWRVYFQKAGELLPKALDAAGDPAGWGRRVAFAHAVMVLGIVTTAIGHGIVQHSHTQVTHPSWLATILGGPALFLVGRARLEHLVFARVSRRRIVGVALLAAAAPLMGRVSPLATATTAAAVLLLIALLDWRNAAGKPPEVPSPPG, via the coding sequence GCAATGCCGGCCGGACGCTGTTGCTGTTCATACCGGTGATGTACCTGTGGACCACCACCGCGTACCTCACCGGCCGGTTCGAGCCACACCGCGCGGGCACCCAAGTGATGCTGCTGTTCAGCACCTTCGCCATGATGATCATGGGGACGGCTGTGCCGGGGGCGTTCGCCGGTGAAGGTCTGGTGTTCGCGGTGGTGTTCGTGACGGTGCGGGTGGCGCGCCCGGCCGTGATCTCGCTGGGTCTGGGGTCGCACCGGTTGCGCCGGTTGTACTGGCGGGTAACGGCGTGGTCATGCCTGGCCGGGGTGTTTTGGGTAGGCGGCGGGCTGGCCGGCGGCGCCGCCCAGCTGGTGTGGTGGGCGGTTGCGGCGGTGGTGGATCTGGGATCGGCGGGGTTGGGCTGGCCAGCGCCCGGGCTGGGTCGGCATCGGAACACCATCTGGCAGGTCGCCGGGCACCACCTGGCGGACCGCAACGCACAGCTGTTGATGATCGCCCTCGGTGAGACCATCCTCGCCGTCGGGGTCAGCTATAGCACCCACCCGCACGGCCTCTACGAGACTGCTGGCCTGGTGATCGCTTTCGCCACCACGACGCTGCTGTGGCGGGTGTACTTCCAAAAGGCCGGTGAGCTGCTGCCCAAGGCCCTCGACGCGGCAGGCGATCCCGCGGGGTGGGGTCGACGAGTCGCGTTCGCGCATGCGGTGATGGTGCTGGGCATCGTCACCACCGCAATCGGACACGGGATCGTGCAGCACAGCCACACCCAGGTGACACACCCATCGTGGCTGGCGACAATCCTGGGCGGGCCGGCACTGTTCCTCGTCGGCCGGGCTCGCCTGGAGCATCTGGTGTTCGCCCGGGTCTCGCGGCGCAGGATCGTCGGCGTCGCCCTGCTGGCCGCGGCGGCCCCGCTGATGGGGCGGGTGTCGCCGCTGGCCACCGCGACCACCGCCGCCGCAGTGCTGCTGCTCATCGCCCTGCTGGACTGGCGCAACGCGGCGGGCAAGCCACCGGAGGTCCCGTCGCCGCCCGGCTGA
- a CDS encoding ISL3 family transposase yields the protein MTNATFACPDLTKFCRLDELGLAVTGQRLRPDRAVLACRVVEPDPWCRRCGCEGVPRDTVTRELAHEPLGWRPTMLVVTVRRYRCTACGHVWRQDTSLAAEPRAKLSRRGLRWALEAIVCQHLTVARVAEGLGVAWNTANDAVLAEGKRVLINDENRFDGVNAIGVDEHVWRHTRRGDKFVTVIVDLTAVRDGTGPARLLDMVEGRSKQAFKYWLADRDEAWRKAVDVVAMDGFTGFKTATADELPDATAVMDPFHVVRLAGDALDRCRRRVQLAIHGHRGMKNDPLYSARRTLHTGAGLLTDKQAARLTALFADEAHVEVEATWGIYQRMIAAYRHEDRRRGRELMVKLIDTISTGVPNALVEVTTLGRTLKKRAADVLAYFDRPGTSNGPTEAINGRLEHLRGSALGFRNLTNYIARSLLETGGFRPQLHPRS from the coding sequence TTGACTAACGCTACCTTTGCCTGCCCTGACCTGACCAAGTTCTGCCGGCTCGACGAGCTCGGCCTGGCCGTCACCGGCCAACGACTCAGGCCCGACCGTGCGGTGCTGGCATGCCGGGTCGTCGAGCCGGACCCGTGGTGCCGTCGCTGTGGTTGCGAAGGCGTACCGCGCGACACCGTGACCCGGGAGCTGGCCCACGAGCCGCTGGGCTGGCGGCCGACGATGCTCGTGGTGACCGTGCGCCGCTACCGGTGTACCGCTTGCGGTCACGTGTGGCGCCAGGACACCAGCCTCGCGGCTGAGCCGCGAGCGAAGCTGTCGCGTCGCGGGCTGCGGTGGGCACTCGAGGCGATCGTGTGCCAGCACTTGACCGTGGCCCGGGTCGCCGAGGGACTCGGGGTCGCCTGGAACACTGCCAACGACGCTGTCCTGGCCGAAGGCAAGCGGGTGCTGATCAACGACGAGAACCGCTTCGACGGTGTCAACGCGATCGGGGTAGACGAGCATGTGTGGCGCCACACCCGCCGCGGAGACAAGTTCGTCACCGTGATCGTCGATCTCACCGCCGTCCGTGATGGCACCGGTCCCGCCCGGCTGCTCGACATGGTCGAGGGCCGCTCCAAGCAAGCGTTCAAGTACTGGCTCGCTGACCGCGACGAGGCCTGGCGGAAGGCCGTGGACGTGGTCGCGATGGACGGCTTCACCGGCTTCAAGACCGCCACCGCCGACGAGCTCCCCGACGCGACAGCGGTCATGGATCCCTTCCACGTCGTGCGGCTGGCCGGCGATGCGCTGGACCGGTGCCGCCGCCGGGTCCAGTTGGCGATCCACGGCCACCGCGGCATGAAGAACGACCCCCTCTACTCCGCGCGTAGGACCCTGCACACAGGTGCCGGGCTGCTCACCGACAAGCAGGCCGCTCGGCTCACCGCGCTGTTCGCCGACGAGGCGCATGTCGAAGTCGAGGCGACCTGGGGCATCTACCAGCGAATGATCGCCGCCTACCGACACGAGGACCGGCGCCGTGGCCGCGAGTTGATGGTCAAGCTGATCGACACGATCAGCACCGGTGTCCCGAACGCACTGGTCGAGGTCACCACGCTCGGCCGCACGTTGAAGAAACGCGCAGCCGACGTGCTGGCCTACTTCGACCGTCCCGGCACCAGCAACGGCCCCACCGAGGCGATCAACGGCCGCCTCGAGCACCTGCGCGGTTCCGCACTCGGGTTCCGCAACCTCACGAACTACATCGCCAGATCGCTGCTCGAGACCGGAGGCTTCAGGCCGCAATTACACCCTCGATCGTGA
- a CDS encoding dihydrofolate reductase family protein — MGKVVMNASVSVDGFIAAENDDPGPIFEWLVSGDVPLDDSGVLKVSQASFDYVRPYWDEVGVTIAGRHAFDITDGWDGTPPSGIDHVVVVSHRGAPEGWDLPAPFHFADGIEPAVAKARELAGDRTVEFAAGDVGGQALAAGWVDEVRMDVAPVVLGSGKRYFGSVDAQHLLEGPDVVVQGNRVLHLRYRVRR, encoded by the coding sequence TGGATGGTTTCATCGCGGCTGAGAACGACGATCCCGGTCCGATCTTCGAGTGGCTGGTCAGCGGTGACGTGCCGTTGGACGACAGTGGCGTTCTGAAGGTGTCGCAGGCTTCGTTCGACTACGTCCGGCCGTACTGGGACGAGGTCGGGGTGACCATTGCCGGCCGTCACGCCTTCGACATCACCGACGGCTGGGATGGGACGCCTCCGAGTGGGATCGACCATGTGGTCGTGGTGAGTCACCGTGGTGCGCCCGAGGGCTGGGACCTCCCGGCGCCGTTCCACTTTGCCGACGGCATCGAGCCGGCCGTGGCCAAGGCGCGGGAGCTTGCGGGTGACCGCACTGTCGAGTTCGCTGCTGGCGACGTCGGCGGCCAGGCGCTCGCGGCAGGTTGGGTCGACGAGGTACGCATGGACGTTGCACCCGTCGTGCTCGGGTCCGGTAAGCGTTACTTCGGCTCCGTCGACGCGCAGCACCTGCTGGAAGGCCCAGACGTAGTTGTTCAGGGCAACCGGGTGCTTCACCTGCGCTATCGGGTGCGCCGTTGA